Proteins from a genomic interval of Diaminobutyricimonas aerilata:
- a CDS encoding alpha-ketoacid dehydrogenase subunit beta — MSKAINSGLRRAMLDDPKVLMMGEDIGSLGGVFRVTEGLKAEFGEQRVLDTPLAESGIVGSAIGLAMRGYRPVCEIQFDGFIYPAFDQITSQLAKLTYRHEGALSLPIVIRVPYGGHVGAIEHHQESPETYFAHTPGLRVVSPSTPHDAYWMIQQSIRSLDPVLFFEPKSRYWVRGEVDTENPTTDLHSSVVAREGSDITVVGHGAMVAMLLQAAEIAAGEGTSIEVVDLRSISPIDYGPLLSSVQKTGRLVVAQEAPGNVSVGSEIAATVAEQAFYTLEAPVIRVSGFDTPFPPAKLEGNYLPDADRILDAVDRALAY; from the coding sequence ATGTCGAAGGCCATCAACAGCGGCCTGCGTCGCGCGATGCTCGACGACCCCAAGGTGCTCATGATGGGCGAGGACATCGGCTCGCTCGGCGGCGTGTTCCGCGTCACCGAAGGCTTGAAGGCGGAGTTCGGCGAGCAGCGCGTGCTCGACACCCCGCTCGCCGAATCCGGGATCGTCGGGTCGGCCATCGGTCTCGCCATGCGCGGCTACCGTCCGGTGTGCGAAATCCAGTTCGACGGGTTCATCTACCCCGCCTTCGACCAGATCACGTCGCAGCTCGCGAAGCTCACCTACCGCCACGAGGGCGCGCTCAGCCTCCCCATCGTCATCCGCGTGCCCTACGGCGGACACGTCGGCGCCATCGAGCACCACCAGGAGAGCCCGGAGACGTACTTCGCGCACACCCCGGGCCTGCGTGTGGTGAGCCCGAGCACCCCGCACGACGCGTACTGGATGATCCAGCAGTCCATCCGTTCGCTCGACCCGGTGCTGTTCTTCGAGCCGAAGAGCCGCTACTGGGTGCGCGGCGAGGTCGACACCGAGAACCCGACGACCGACCTGCACTCCTCCGTCGTCGCCCGAGAGGGCAGCGACATCACCGTCGTCGGACACGGCGCGATGGTGGCGATGCTGCTGCAGGCCGCGGAGATCGCCGCCGGCGAGGGCACGAGCATCGAGGTCGTCGACCTGCGCTCGATCTCCCCCATCGACTACGGCCCGCTGCTGAGTTCCGTGCAGAAGACCGGACGCCTCGTGGTGGCTCAGGAGGCGCCCGGCAACGTCTCCGTCGGCTCCGAGATCGCGGCGACCGTCGCCGAGCAGGCGTTCTACACGCTCGAGGCCCCGGTCATCCGCGTCTCGGGCTTCGACACCCCCTTCCCGCCCGCCAAGCTCGAGGGCAACTACCTGCCCGACGCCGACCGCATCCTCGATGCGGTCGACCGCGCGCTCGCCTACTGA
- a CDS encoding dihydrolipoamide acetyltransferase family protein, which translates to MATSEFPLPDVGEGLTEAEIVAWKVQPGDAVALNQVIVEIETAKSLVELPSPFVGTVSELLVQEGDTVEVGTPIITVTSGADATTPAAPVAPATAATAPAQPAAAPTATAPAAAPAVTPSPGLQDSAVTEPAETPAPAVVADATAEEEVADVASTIAAEPAATPATPANLVGYGAKGHGASRRRRVAGAAKPAVRPRAVPAASGSSVLAKPPVRKLAKDLGVELGVVTPTGVSGDITRDDVIRQAQQASVFRNIQTPEWPAEREERIPVKGVRKAIAKAMVRSAFTAPHVSVFVDVDATRTMEFVKRLKNSADFAGVRISPLLIMAKAMIWAVRRNPTVNSTWTDEEIIVHHFVNLGVAAATPRGLIVPNVKDAQAMSLLQLATALEQLTITAREGKTQPAQMADGTITITNLGSFGMDTGTPILNPGEVAIVALGTIKQKPWVVDGEVRARYVTTIGASFDHRIVDGDVASRFLADVASIIEEPALLLD; encoded by the coding sequence GTGGCCACCTCCGAATTCCCGCTGCCCGACGTCGGCGAAGGTCTCACCGAGGCCGAGATCGTCGCGTGGAAGGTGCAGCCCGGCGACGCCGTCGCGCTCAACCAGGTGATCGTCGAGATCGAGACGGCGAAATCGCTCGTCGAACTGCCCTCGCCGTTCGTCGGCACCGTGTCGGAGCTCCTCGTGCAGGAGGGCGACACGGTCGAGGTCGGCACGCCCATCATCACGGTGACGAGCGGGGCGGATGCCACGACTCCCGCGGCTCCGGTCGCCCCCGCGACGGCCGCCACCGCGCCCGCCCAGCCCGCCGCAGCGCCGACCGCGACCGCGCCGGCCGCGGCGCCCGCGGTCACCCCGTCCCCCGGGCTGCAGGACTCCGCCGTCACCGAACCCGCCGAGACGCCGGCCCCGGCCGTGGTCGCCGATGCGACCGCCGAGGAGGAGGTGGCGGACGTCGCCTCGACCATCGCCGCCGAACCCGCGGCCACGCCGGCCACCCCCGCCAACCTCGTCGGCTACGGCGCCAAGGGGCACGGGGCATCCCGGCGCCGTCGCGTCGCCGGAGCCGCGAAGCCGGCCGTGCGTCCGCGCGCGGTCCCGGCCGCATCCGGATCGTCCGTGCTCGCGAAGCCGCCGGTGCGCAAGCTCGCCAAGGACCTCGGCGTCGAGCTCGGTGTCGTCACCCCGACCGGAGTCTCCGGCGACATCACCCGTGACGACGTCATCCGCCAGGCGCAGCAGGCGAGCGTCTTCCGCAACATCCAGACGCCCGAGTGGCCGGCCGAGCGCGAGGAGCGCATCCCCGTCAAGGGTGTGCGCAAGGCGATCGCGAAGGCGATGGTGCGCAGCGCCTTCACCGCCCCGCACGTGAGCGTCTTCGTCGACGTCGACGCCACGCGCACGATGGAGTTCGTCAAGCGGCTGAAGAACTCGGCCGATTTCGCAGGAGTGCGCATCTCGCCGCTGCTCATCATGGCCAAGGCGATGATCTGGGCCGTGCGGCGCAACCCGACCGTCAACTCGACGTGGACCGATGAGGAGATCATCGTGCACCACTTCGTGAACCTCGGCGTGGCCGCGGCCACCCCGCGCGGGCTCATCGTGCCGAACGTGAAGGACGCGCAGGCGATGAGCCTGCTGCAGCTCGCGACGGCCCTCGAACAGCTCACCATCACCGCTCGTGAGGGCAAGACGCAGCCGGCCCAGATGGCCGACGGCACGATCACGATCACCAACCTCGGATCCTTCGGCATGGACACCGGTACTCCGATCCTGAACCCGGGCGAGGTGGCGATCGTCGCGCTCGGCACGATCAAGCAGAAGCCGTGGGTCGTCGACGGCGAGGTGCGAGCGCGCTACGTGACGACGATCGGGGCGAGCTTCGATCACCGCATCGTCGACGGGGATGTGGCGAGCCGCTTCCTCGCGGACGTCGCGAGCATCATCGAGGAGCCGGCGCTCCTGCTCGACTGA
- a CDS encoding phage holin family protein, translated as MGRFLLRLLVNAIALWLTTLIVAGVTVVAFPPIGSAPGTTPGTVETVLTYLIVALIFGVVNGVIGNMIRIVAFPLYILTLGLIALIVNGLLLLLVAWISSLIGFGLHVDGFWWGVLGALVLALLSWLIGIILRPLVGRQQR; from the coding sequence ATGGGCCGATTCCTGCTGCGTCTCCTCGTCAACGCCATCGCGTTGTGGCTCACGACGCTGATCGTCGCCGGGGTGACGGTCGTCGCGTTCCCGCCGATCGGCAGTGCGCCCGGCACCACTCCGGGCACCGTCGAGACGGTGCTTACGTACCTCATCGTGGCGCTCATCTTCGGCGTGGTGAACGGCGTGATCGGCAACATGATCCGCATCGTCGCGTTCCCGCTGTACATCCTCACGCTCGGGCTCATCGCCCTCATCGTGAACGGCCTGCTGCTGCTCCTGGTCGCCTGGATCTCGAGCCTGATCGGCTTCGGTCTGCACGTCGACGGCTTCTGGTGGGGTGTGCTCGGAGCGCTCGTGCTCGCGCTGCTCAGCTGGCTGATCGGCATCATCCTGCGTCCGCTCGTCGGTCGCCAGCAGCGCTGA
- a CDS encoding GntR family transcriptional regulator gives MSTRDDGVIGPARSALRSFGKRSSIVKELETAIRRGELKAGAQLDGENALARRFSVSRGTVRQALEDLKDQGLITTVGGIGSFVTFDGVALDQSLGWARALQQAGGDVDTRVVDIELVEWTHVPQVDAADADRTGAARAVRIRRLRSLAGEGPISFEVSVLPAVNGLERLPDTGLVDGSIWATLHSAGLRAVRGTQDARLGRLEPEAATLLGRAPGEPFLCTDRWSYGPDGRLVEYVAAQLHPDHFRLTVTFGDPA, from the coding sequence ATGTCCACACGAGACGACGGCGTCATCGGCCCCGCCCGCTCTGCGCTGCGCTCCTTCGGCAAGCGCTCGTCGATCGTCAAGGAACTCGAGACAGCGATCCGCCGCGGCGAACTCAAGGCCGGCGCGCAGCTCGACGGCGAGAACGCCCTCGCCCGCCGGTTCTCCGTCTCGCGCGGCACGGTCCGGCAGGCGCTCGAAGACCTGAAGGACCAGGGCCTCATCACCACCGTGGGCGGCATCGGCTCCTTCGTCACGTTCGACGGCGTCGCGCTCGACCAGTCGCTCGGCTGGGCCCGCGCCCTGCAGCAGGCCGGGGGCGACGTCGACACCCGCGTCGTCGACATCGAGCTCGTCGAGTGGACACACGTGCCCCAGGTGGACGCCGCCGACGCCGACCGAACGGGCGCCGCTCGCGCGGTGCGGATCCGTCGACTGCGCTCCCTCGCAGGCGAAGGTCCCATCTCGTTCGAGGTCTCGGTGCTTCCCGCGGTGAATGGATTGGAACGGCTGCCCGACACCGGGCTCGTCGACGGCTCCATCTGGGCGACCTTGCACTCCGCGGGACTGCGCGCGGTTCGGGGCACGCAGGATGCCCGACTCGGGCGCCTCGAACCGGAGGCGGCGACCCTGCTCGGCCGCGCCCCCGGAGAGCCGTTCCTGTGCACCGACCGGTGGTCGTACGGACCGGACGGCCGCCTCGTCGAGTACGTCGCGGCACAGCTCCACCCCGACCACTTCCGCCTCACCGTCACGTTCGGAGATCCCGCATGA
- the purB gene encoding adenylosuccinate lyase encodes MSPLPPQPLSPLDGRYRRAVGALGEYLSEAGLNRARVQVEVEWLIFLTDRELFGSRRLDPEQQRRLRLLVTEFGQAEIDELAELEGTTRHDVKAVEYLVRRRLDALGLTDVAELTHFACTSEDINNLSYGLTVGQAVREVWLPRLREVVAALEERAKAHRDVPMLAHTHGQPATPTTFGKELAVTVHRLRGVIRRIESVEVLGKFSGATGTFSAHLAAGPDVDWPTLSREFVTSLGLVWNPLTTQIESHDWQVELFQAASHAGRILHNLCTDVWTYISMGYLTQIPQAGATGSSTMPHKINPIRFENAEANLELASALFDSLAQTLVTSRLQRDLTDSTTQRNIGVAFGHSLLALDNIARGLDEVAVDEEKLAADLDGNWEVLGEAIQTVIRAEVTAGRSSIADPYALLKELTRGKRVGAAELRDFVEGLDLTDEAKARLVALTPGGYTGLASALVDHLDD; translated from the coding sequence ATGAGCCCCCTCCCCCCTCAGCCCCTGAGCCCGCTCGACGGCCGCTACCGCCGCGCGGTCGGCGCGCTCGGCGAGTACCTCTCCGAGGCCGGTCTCAACCGCGCCCGGGTGCAGGTCGAGGTGGAGTGGCTCATCTTCCTCACCGACCGCGAGCTGTTCGGATCCCGCCGCCTCGACCCCGAGCAGCAGCGGCGCCTGCGCCTGCTCGTCACCGAGTTCGGGCAGGCGGAGATCGACGAGCTCGCCGAACTCGAGGGGACCACCCGCCACGACGTGAAGGCCGTCGAGTACCTCGTGCGCCGGCGCCTCGACGCCCTCGGACTCACCGACGTCGCCGAGCTCACCCACTTCGCGTGCACGAGCGAGGACATCAACAACCTCTCCTACGGCCTCACCGTCGGCCAGGCCGTACGCGAGGTGTGGCTGCCGCGTCTGCGCGAGGTCGTCGCCGCGCTCGAGGAGCGCGCGAAGGCGCACCGCGACGTGCCGATGCTCGCGCACACCCACGGGCAGCCCGCCACCCCGACCACGTTCGGCAAGGAGCTCGCGGTCACCGTGCACCGCCTGCGCGGCGTCATTCGGCGCATCGAGTCGGTGGAGGTGCTCGGCAAGTTCAGCGGAGCGACCGGCACGTTCTCGGCTCACCTCGCCGCCGGTCCGGATGTGGACTGGCCCACGCTGTCGCGGGAGTTCGTCACATCGCTCGGCCTCGTCTGGAACCCGCTCACCACGCAGATCGAGTCGCACGACTGGCAGGTCGAGCTGTTCCAGGCGGCGTCGCACGCCGGTCGCATCCTGCACAACCTGTGCACGGACGTGTGGACCTACATCTCGATGGGCTACCTGACGCAGATCCCGCAGGCGGGCGCGACCGGGTCGTCGACGATGCCGCACAAGATCAACCCGATCCGCTTCGAGAACGCGGAGGCGAACCTCGAGCTCGCGAGCGCCCTGTTCGACTCGCTCGCGCAGACGCTCGTCACCTCGCGGCTGCAGCGCGACCTCACCGACTCGACGACGCAGCGGAACATCGGCGTCGCGTTCGGGCACTCGCTGCTCGCGCTCGACAACATCGCGCGTGGACTCGACGAGGTCGCGGTGGACGAGGAGAAGCTCGCTGCAGATCTCGACGGCAACTGGGAGGTGCTCGGCGAGGCGATCCAGACCGTCATCCGCGCCGAGGTCACCGCCGGCCGCAGCTCGATCGCCGACCCCTACGCGCTGCTCAAGGAGCTCACGCGCGGCAAGCGCGTCGGCGCCGCCGAGTTGCGCGACTTCGTCGAGGGACTCGACCTGACGGATGAGGCGAAGGCGCGCCTGGTCGCCCTCACCCCGGGTGGGTACACGGGTCTGGCGAGCGCGCTCGTCGACCACCTCGACGACTGA
- a CDS encoding low molecular weight protein-tyrosine-phosphatase, producing the protein MSLGRTFDTTARFRLCFVCTGNICRSPMAEAVFLDLVRRSGREGAIAVTSAATGDWHVGESADRRTVDALARRGLDGAAHRAKQFDADWFDDLDLVIVFDRSQERTLKSWATTEQDRSKVQLLLDFDPESAASEVPDPYYSDAALFDTVLGMIERACTALYRQIEPGIRQGAS; encoded by the coding sequence ATGAGTCTGGGGCGCACCTTCGATACGACGGCGCGCTTCCGACTCTGCTTCGTCTGCACCGGGAACATCTGCCGATCGCCGATGGCGGAGGCCGTGTTCCTCGACCTCGTGCGACGCAGCGGGCGCGAGGGGGCCATCGCCGTGACCTCCGCCGCGACCGGCGACTGGCACGTGGGGGAGAGCGCCGATCGACGCACGGTCGACGCCCTCGCGCGCCGCGGACTCGATGGGGCCGCGCACCGCGCGAAACAGTTCGATGCCGACTGGTTCGACGACCTCGACCTCGTGATCGTGTTCGACCGCAGTCAGGAACGCACCCTCAAGTCGTGGGCGACCACCGAACAGGACCGCTCGAAGGTGCAGCTGCTGCTCGACTTCGATCCGGAGTCGGCCGCCTCCGAAGTGCCCGACCCGTACTATTCCGATGCCGCCCTCTTCGACACCGTGCTCGGGATGATCGAGCGCGCGTGTACCGCCCTCTACCGGCAGATCGAGCCGGGAATCCGACAAGGAGCCTCATGA
- a CDS encoding thiamine pyrophosphate-dependent dehydrogenase E1 component subunit alpha has translation MSYTEATIQLLSPEGRPVENDANAELWPYINRLDDDRLREFHRQMVVIRGIDLEAANLQRQGQLALWVPSVGQEAAQVGSGYAARPQDHIFPAYREHVVARIRGVDPIKIIAMLRGVSHGGWDPAEHQNFHLYTLVIGSQTLHATGYAMGLTFDGATGTGDPERDAAVLVYFGDGATSQGDVSEAFVFAASYQTPQVFFLQNNQWAISVPVTRQSRTPLYLRPAGFGIPSTQIDGNDVLASYAVSARDLDAARSGAGPRFIEALTYRIGAHTTSDDPTKYRDDEQMAWWTARDPIERFEAYLRSRGEGDAFFDDVRTEALDAAADVRRGTLALESPPMSNVFANVYSEPHPRVDEQRAWLEQYEAQFADQQDEQQGEASA, from the coding sequence ATGTCTTACACCGAGGCGACGATCCAACTGCTGTCGCCCGAGGGCAGGCCGGTCGAGAACGACGCGAACGCCGAGCTCTGGCCGTACATCAACCGGCTCGACGACGATCGACTGCGCGAGTTCCACCGCCAGATGGTCGTCATCCGCGGCATCGACCTCGAAGCGGCCAACCTGCAGCGGCAGGGGCAGCTCGCACTGTGGGTGCCGAGTGTCGGCCAGGAGGCCGCACAGGTGGGCTCCGGATACGCCGCGCGCCCGCAGGACCACATCTTCCCCGCCTACCGCGAGCACGTCGTCGCGCGCATCCGCGGCGTCGACCCGATCAAGATCATCGCGATGCTCCGCGGCGTCAGCCACGGCGGATGGGATCCGGCGGAGCACCAGAACTTCCACCTCTACACGCTCGTGATCGGGTCGCAGACCCTCCACGCCACCGGCTACGCGATGGGCCTCACCTTCGACGGGGCGACCGGCACCGGCGACCCGGAGCGCGACGCGGCCGTGCTCGTCTACTTCGGCGACGGGGCCACGAGCCAGGGCGACGTGAGCGAGGCGTTCGTCTTCGCCGCGAGCTACCAGACGCCCCAGGTGTTCTTCCTGCAGAACAACCAGTGGGCGATCTCCGTGCCGGTGACCCGCCAGTCGCGCACCCCGCTGTACCTGCGGCCCGCCGGGTTCGGCATCCCGAGCACGCAGATCGACGGTAACGACGTGCTCGCGAGCTATGCGGTCAGCGCCCGCGACCTCGATGCCGCCCGCTCGGGCGCCGGACCGCGCTTCATCGAAGCGCTCACCTACCGCATCGGCGCCCACACCACGAGCGACGACCCCACCAAGTACCGCGACGACGAGCAGATGGCGTGGTGGACCGCGCGCGACCCGATCGAGCGCTTCGAGGCGTACCTGCGCTCCCGCGGTGAGGGCGACGCCTTCTTCGACGACGTGCGCACCGAGGCGCTCGACGCCGCGGCGGATGTGCGACGCGGCACGCTCGCGCTCGAGAGCCCGCCGATGAGCAACGTGTTCGCCAACGTCTACAGCGAACCGCATCCGCGCGTCGACGAGCAGCGGGCCTGGCTCGAGCAGTACGAGGCGCAGTTCGCCGACCAGCAGGACGAGCAGCAGGGGGAGGCGAGCGCGTGA
- a CDS encoding histidinol-phosphate transaminase, with translation MSETRVTIRPEIAALAAYSQGRAAAPDGFKLSSNENPFPPLPSVVEALADVPINRYPDGSGIALRTKIAKRYGVAPGEVQLGSGSIAVLAQLLGAVGGHGTEVVHAWRSFEAYPSMILVSGSTGVPVALREDGSHDLDAMAAAITERTRMVIVCTPNNPTGTIVTASDFEAFMAKVPPTVLVVLDEAYQEFVTDPFAVEGVDLLGRYPNLVVLRTFSKAWGLAGLRIGFALGAEYILNAARSAAIPLSVIDHAQRAALISLDHELELLERVADIAVRRERIANDLRQQGWRIPEAQGNFVWLPTGAATEEAAEVFARNGIVVRPFAPEGIRISIGERESVEALLRSAQEVVQNLRKKPADPGLD, from the coding sequence GTGTCCGAGACCCGCGTCACCATCCGTCCCGAGATCGCCGCGCTCGCCGCCTACTCGCAGGGCCGCGCCGCCGCGCCCGACGGATTCAAGCTGTCGTCGAACGAGAACCCGTTCCCCCCGCTGCCCTCGGTGGTCGAGGCGCTCGCCGACGTGCCGATCAACCGGTACCCCGATGGTTCGGGCATCGCCCTCCGCACGAAGATCGCCAAGCGCTACGGCGTCGCCCCCGGCGAGGTGCAGCTCGGATCGGGCTCGATCGCGGTGCTCGCGCAATTGCTCGGAGCGGTCGGCGGGCACGGCACCGAGGTCGTGCACGCGTGGCGCAGCTTCGAGGCGTACCCGAGCATGATCCTCGTCTCCGGGTCGACCGGGGTGCCCGTCGCGTTGCGCGAGGACGGCAGCCACGACCTCGACGCGATGGCCGCGGCGATCACGGAGCGCACCCGCATGGTGATCGTGTGCACGCCGAACAACCCGACCGGCACGATCGTCACCGCGTCGGACTTCGAGGCGTTCATGGCGAAGGTGCCACCGACGGTGCTCGTCGTGCTCGACGAGGCCTACCAGGAGTTCGTCACCGACCCGTTCGCCGTCGAAGGCGTCGACCTGCTCGGCCGCTACCCCAACCTCGTGGTGCTGCGCACCTTCTCCAAGGCGTGGGGCCTCGCCGGCCTGCGGATCGGCTTCGCCCTCGGCGCGGAGTACATCCTGAACGCCGCGCGATCCGCCGCGATCCCGCTCTCGGTCATCGACCACGCGCAGCGGGCGGCGCTGATCTCGCTCGACCACGAGCTCGAACTCCTCGAGCGGGTGGCCGACATCGCGGTGCGGCGGGAGCGGATCGCGAACGACCTCCGCCAGCAGGGCTGGCGGATCCCGGAGGCCCAGGGCAACTTCGTCTGGCTGCCCACCGGGGCCGCGACAGAAGAGGCCGCCGAGGTGTTCGCACGCAACGGGATCGTGGTGCGACCCTTCGCGCCGGAGGGCATCCGGATCAGCATCGGCGAGCGGGAGTCTGTGGAGGCGCTACTGCGATCTGCTCAAGAGGTTGTTCAGAACCTCCGAAAGAAGCCCGCGGACCCCGGGCTAGATTAG